The Mytilus trossulus isolate FHL-02 unplaced genomic scaffold, PNRI_Mtr1.1.1.hap1 h1tg000247l__unscaffolded, whole genome shotgun sequence genome includes the window tataccttttactctatcaaatgatcaactaataaaataatcttatattctattgaataaaattaacgTAACTCACAAAAGGGTCGGGTGCGgagggtatataattttatcctgattatcttttaataaaatgtattgctattcgaaaaacaatctttctgaatttttcattcgattcatgtaaaatggttaaatgaataacaactgtcctTTCTcgcgatagaaataacataacaaaacgaaaaataaaataaaatatcccctcccccttttctgctaagtggtacaataaataacttacaatgtgtcttgtatttgtcatacaccgttattGAATTGTAACAATTCGTTTGTgccttacttcatgcagttacagttatatttttattgtgtatggataacaatttttaaaaggtttatatctaaattatatagtgagttttatttcacattttaaatgagccgcagggcgtattaaaacctgaccgcattagaaaggaatatcccactttatTGTTGTCGGTAAAAGAGGATActaattttacaaatctttataaaattaatattttttgacggtatataagtcagataatgcatattttaaggtttttcttgtcgtagaacacacctcggggtgtcaggattgttcaaagaaagacctccctccggtcggtctttcatttgatcaatcctgacacccctcggtgtgttctacgacaagaaaaaccttaaaatatgcattatctataacataacgtgttatagtatttttttatttattttttaatattaataacatCTACGTCTATTTCTGGGGATATCCTTTTACTGGCTTGGTTCTTATACACCCAGTCACTGttttattgtgctatggtaatattttgtattcttgtctttcttttttgctTATGTTTTTggctatatgcctttttgtgtttcttacttatatatttgttagtttttgtAGAGATTAAGATTGTTACCCATGTTGAGCTAGTGTTGTCttatatttttacctattatgtctgtttggttGTTTTACACaccgttgtttttttttattgattgttggttgctttacgccgcaccGTTGTCAATATGATCgaatttaatgcgactgtcatacaattgaaacgtttaaaccaggtttaattcaaaattttctacataataaaatgtaccagtcaggaatatgacagttatccaattgtttgatgtgtttaagctttcaATGTTGCCaattgattagggactttcctttttgaatattccacggagttcggtatttttgttatatttagaGTCTTTATATGTAAATACTGTATATCCAGTGATTCTCAAATCTTCCAAAACCTGTATATATGTAACATCTACGttgaataaacatttaatgATCTTAAGTTCAGCCATTCTGGAATTTTTCACAAACAAAACTTAAATTCTATTTTTCACCTTTTAAAGATTCCATAGTCTATTTTCACATTTGCTTATGATGCTTCGCTTTATCCTAGAAGGAAAGAAACGGGTTAAATGCAATAATATACGGCTTCAAATGATGTTGTTGTTAATGATATCGAATAATGAACCGAAGAGAGAGAGAGAAgttttaattgtaaacatgttaaatcaaatcaaacagtCGAGCTTCGTCGTGAATATTTGCCACTAGCAATTGTTTCTTATGTCCATAATAACGGAGTGCGATGGGATATCGAAAACCAACACCTGCTGCCAATAGCTCTCGATACATTTGTCCATCATTGGAGATAATAACAACATTGTTCGAATGAATCCCTGCCACATACAAATTACCATCATTATCTACATCAATACCAAGAGGATCTTTCAGAAcgctttcattttgaaatgtccATTGCCTTTCACCTTGCAGATTATAGCATGTAACAGTGTTATTTATTCTGTTTGTATGATAAATGTTGTCTTTAAATATCGCAGTGTAACCTTCCGTTGGCATTTCTTCTCGGATAATGTCGGTCAAAGACTCGTTGTCTAGATTTATCATTCGTAGACCTTTGTTGAAGGCGGAATAAATCAATTGATTGTCCTTTAATACCATGCCATAGTTATCCGAACTCagtgaaattgttttcttaatttttctcttCTTCAAGTCTACAATGGAAAGACATTGCTTGCCTGATTCACCGGATGTTACAACCAATGTATTGTCATTGCTGATGTATACCAAATCAAACGCTCCACATGGTATCTTCATCTCAAATTCTTTTGATCCTTGATCgttgaaaacttttaattttccttCACGGTTGTAAGTAAACACAAATCTACCATCCGGCAGCATGCAACAACCGTAAATCCAGTTGCCTTGTaggtttattgttttgtttatcttcAAATTAATGTTGTTAAAAGATCGTGATTGAACGATCGGTACTATTATCTGGGCTTCTTTAGCTTTGTTTCTGCTTAGAACAATATCGGCAGGTTGTTCTTCAATGTGGACTTCTCCAAAACTTTTGATATCAGACATAATTTTCTGAAAAGCTCCATTTATTACGTATTCTAGAAAATGCTGGTTTAAATCATCACCTTCAAATAATGAGTACAGGAATTTATCTTTGCTAGAGACGTCTTCTTCGATTTGCTTCACTGAAAGAAACATTTGAAGGTTTGTTGCATGTTGTTTGATGTTCGTTATGTTTCTCTGACAATCTGCtacttctttttctttcttttctaatGCTGACAATAACTgattaattttcaagttttctttTTCCTCGACCGCATATAACTGTTTCATTAAATCTTCTTGTAGCTTGTCGAGATGATTGCTAATCTCCATTCTAGTCTTATTAATTTCTTTCTCAATCTCCTTTCTTTTGGTCTTCAAAGTCGAAGCATTGTCCTGTTGATGCTTGCGAATAGTCTGTAAATTTTCTGCCACTTCAACTAATGTTTTCTCAATCTCAGACAGGGCATTAGGCGTTTCATAGTTCTTTATAACGTCATCCAAATCTACAATATCCCGACATTCCTTATGTGCATCTACTATACATTTGCTGCAGCAAGGACGTTCATGTTTCTGgcaaaacatttcaaactttttattgtgtttgctaCAGTATTGACTGATTTTCAGAACATCTGTCGGTAATTTTTGGTAATCCGTAAATGGTATCGCACTATGGTTCCTCGAAGCCTTTGACAATCTATGATGTTCATGACATTCTTTACATAGTCCTTCATCACATTCCGTACACCAGACTATGCATGGATTGGTGATGAGTCGGAGGTCACAAACACCACAGCTGTGGAAGGATGACGCCATAAAGCACAATactacaaaacaataaataagtTATGATGATAAAAATGCTAGGTAGTTGTAATGATAGTTAATAATAACACAAGCAGCATCAACTAGCCTCACCACCAAACATGAACttcacataataaaaatatagttgAAGGAATCTGTAAAATAAGATACATTTCCATTACAGTAACAAGTATTGTTTCAGGCCCCAAGTATAAGAAACTATTTTACTCATTTGACCAGAACATAGTTTTCTAAACGACAGGATCCCGATGCTCCACTCTGTATTATATACAAGAAATGAACGTTTGATCAATGAGTTTGAGTATCATTTTAGCTGTTTTAATTCcaactagtattttttttttataaaaatcaaaaataactaCAGTTAATAAAACGTAAATTTTGAATGCTAATgactaaaataaaataccaaTTGACAATCTATGTCAAGAAATGTGTACATAAATCTAGtcttgaaaataatattaattgttTACACATTCTGtctattctttttatttcttattttcgaGATAACAGACTTTAGAGCTAGAAATGTCATATCTTTAATCAAACTTTACTGGGAGCAAACTTGTGATTAATCATATTCTCATTTTTAAAGATACTTTataaagttaaataacaaaaataccgaattcaaaggaaaatcaaaaacggaaagttcctttTCAAATGGTAAAACCAAAAGCtaatacacatcaaacgaatgggaaATAACTATCATCTTCCAGATTTTGTACATGCATTCCCTTATGTataaaatggttgattaaacctggttttatagctaccTAAAACCTTCACTTGTATGGCAGTTGTAAGTTGTTGATAATGTTTGTCGGTCTACACTTTCATGGGTTTGATTTGTCTTTCTTAAAATTATTCTATTGGAAGATTACCAAAATACAATCAGTAGATAGAAGGTAGTACTTAGAAGAATAGTAATAGCCACTACAGAAACTTGATAATAACCGGTATTTTGATCTTAAATGTTTGTTATCATGTTGATGCATActgtttctgtttatttttattttctaataacttAACGAAAGGCAAAACatagatgatttttttaatcaatggTGGCTTTTGTAGATATTGAATTGCTTGCTTAATTCAGGTATGTATAACATATGCTTAACTATTAAAAGTTCAGGAATATACCAACATCTGTCAACATCTTTACCTAAGGACAAAAACACTTATAAATAGTCAGTTGACGTTTGTATCTATTCTCAATTTCTTGCCACGATCAATGTTGATCATTTTTTCTTAACAgttattatataatttgaaagataTTTGAGCATTATGTTCATAATAGACAGGTGATTAAAGCAACACATGCATTAtacattgatattttcattaataatcTTTCTCTCTGTTTACAATAATTATGTTTGAAGAATGGAAAAAGGAATAACGGTTTTTGTCAAAGCAAAAAATTCATGCAATTAAAATGTTATGGTTAATTCCCAAACGTAAATTCAGCAGTGACAACCAATTGGTAATCAATGTCTCACTCGTAAACTCGCTCAAAGACATGGGAAGATATTATTTATTCTTGATAAAAAGGAACGTTGTTATATAAAGGTACAAAGGAGCAGTTGGAAAGTGAGATGAATAAGGTTCCTTTTAACATAgtatttgatattgacgacCAAACAAACCAACAATCGTCGTATGGCAATAACTTTTACCAAAGGATTAAAATTCTGAACTAGTGTTTCGTTTCGCTGGCAGtgatagaaataagaagatttgTTATCAGTACATCGACGACTCTCTCattcaattcaaataaaagcaacagtagtataccgatgttcgaaattcataagtcgatagagaaaaaacacatccgagttacaaactaaaaccgagggaaacgcatcaaatataagagaactacgacacaacaggaacacaacattaaaatgtaacacacacagaaacgaactataatataacaatggccattccccggacttggtacagggcatttgaaaaacaaaatggtgggttgaacctggttttgtggcatgccaaactcTCCGCTTTAATGGTAATGTCAAttgtaacattaaaatgacaacattacatgacaggactacaatacaaataaatgggagaaaatgTAGGACAGAGAATCAAACGATTAATAGCCAACAACACGTACctggttaaaaatttaaaacgccagacgcgcgccacgtccacacaagactaaccgGCGACGCccagatgaaaaaaagtttgtaaggaaaactaacaaaattagcaaaagtaaaccataatgattatacatgtagatcaaagtacggtcttcaacacagagccttggttTACACCGAACATTCAGTTATAACGGGTCCCAAAAATGACATATataaaaaccattcaaacgggaaaaccaacgattgattctattaaaaaaaaaacagaaaccaaaaacacatatgaaccacaccaacaaacgaaTACTATTGAACCTCCTGATGCATGGATTTGTCTCAATAACTATACAATCATACAGTATATGTATAAGTATGAAGGAAGTCAATACACTTTAACATACCATGTTACATAAGAAGAAATAAATGCTGGATCTAGAATTGATTACGTACTAAATGTATCCATGCATAATTTGTCATTATATAAGCTTAAGgcaaaaggtaaaatcacaaaatactgaactccgagggaaattcaaaacggaaagtccctaatcaaaagacaaaattaaagttcaaacacttcaaacgaatggacaacaactgtgatatttctgacttggtagagacattttcttatgtagaaaattgtggattgaacctggttaaTAGCGATAAACCtccacttgtatgacagttgcaacATACTTTATGGTTGTATGCCGGTTATCATATAGAATTCCACATAATAAAATCACATCATGTAGAAAATCATCGAATGAGTTCTTctcatgattttgaatttttaatgcaaatgcAAATTCAAATTTGTGGATAATAATATATCCTTCCATTGATAACACATGCAATAATTGTATCTTCCATTACAGTTTTGAACATTAAAACTAATCCTTAAATAAACGACACTGCTTATTTCAATAGGTTTGGTACAAGTTGGCTGTCACAGTGAAACCCAGTTTATCAAACAAAAGcagaaaattgtttttgttagaaAATACTGTCAAATATCCAAATATATTATCCACGATGATCTGTGTCCGcaatgtatactaaattttgaaaactcATCATGTCTGAATGAAATAACCATTTGTATTTCCGGAAAACGGCTTTATTATATAGCTTATGAAAATTAAACCCCATCGcttttaattgatattaatgACATTGTCAACGTTACTATGATAACCATATGTTAAgaataatcaaaaatatcaGTCTATTAATTGTGTACCCCAGACAAAATACTCATCAATGACACGCTTGAATCACAAAGTTCAAAGGCCAAAAAGTTGAAACGCATGGGGatacaaactttgaatgtttATGCCAAAATCAGGAAGAACAAGTTAATTATTCAAACATCAGTAGCATCAACTCAGAGGTTAAAAGGAAAATCCTCAAAAAtatcaggcttataattttgAAAGTCAGACGCACGTTTAATCTAGACAAGAACTCATCAGTCATAGTCGTAATAACACAGTAAAAATACTTAATAAAGTATGATGCTTGGTGACAGTTAATGTAATCAGTTCCTGGGGGTAGCGAATCCTTAGTTCGACGAACAATTCAACCGTTGTCACTGATATTTTCTTTACCATATTTTCAAGGATTTACAAGGATTGAATACACTGATCATTTATATCgcttaaacaaaatatattctttgcatttcttctttgtaaattttgtaaacatgttaaatagttTTGCTTACCTCTCATTCAATAAGCATTacattcttttttcttctttgagcACAAGCAGAGTAATAATAAACCTGCATGACTTGTATAATTTAAATAGCATGTCATTGCACAGGTGTTCGCATATCGTCTACATGGACGATATATTTAAAGATATGTAAACGATATCCCACAAGAAAGAGACACTATCAAATGACTTTGCTTAACATTGATAG containing:
- the LOC134701671 gene encoding uncharacterized protein LOC134701671 codes for the protein MASSFHSCGVCDLRLITNPCIVWCTECDEGLCKECHEHHRLSKASRNHSAIPFTDYQKLPTDVLKISQYCSKHNKKFEMFCQKHERPCCSKCIVDAHKECRDIVDLDDVIKNYETPNALSEIEKTLVEVAENLQTIRKHQQDNASTLKTKRKEIEKEINKTRMEISNHLDKLQEDLMKQLYAVEEKENLKINQLLSALEKKEKEVADCQRNITNIKQHATNLQMFLSVKQIEEDVSSKDKFLYSLFEGDDLNQHFLEYVINGAFQKIMSDIKSFGEVHIEEQPADIVLSRNKAKEAQIIVPIVQSRSFNNINLKINKTINLQGNWIYGCCMLPDGRFVFTYNREGKLKVFNDQGSKEFEMKIPCGAFDLVYISNDNTLVVTSGESGKQCLSIVDLKKRKIKKTISLSSDNYGMVLKDNQLIYSAFNKGLRMINLDNESLTDIIREEMPTEGYTAIFKDNIYHTNRINNTVTCYNLQGERQWTFQNESVLKDPLGIDVDNDGNLYVAGIHSNNVVIISNDGQMYRELLAAGVGFRYPIALRYYGHKKQLLVANIHDEARLFDLI